In Methanocella paludicola SANAE, the sequence CGGTGCTGTGGTGCCTCTACAAGGCCATACGGATATGATCCAGGGGCAAGATGCCCTTCGGATAGCCCCCTAAAAATCAGCCTACATCACCCCTGAGTAATGCCGGCGCAAGGTAGGCCCGCTCATGGTAAAAATGAAAAAATTGTACACGTTTATCCCCGATTTCCACAGATATATTAATCAAAATACAGCATGATTTTTCATCCGGGTGTTAAGCATGGCTGAGCGAAGGGAACAGGAGAAAGGGAAGATGACGGTCGAGGAGGCGGGGCACAAGGGCGGCGAGAGGACCGCCGAGACCCACGGCCGGGAGTTCTACGAGGAGATCGGGCACAAGGGCGGCGAAAAGACTTCCGAGACGCACGGTAAGGAATTTTATCAGCAGATAGGCCACAAGGGCGGACAGAAAGTAAAGGAACTGATCGAGAAGGCAGAAGGCAAGGAAGAAGAAAAAGGGCGATAGCCCCGGAGGTACATATGGCATCTATCATCGCGAAGGTCTCAAAATCATTGAAGGGCATCCATTTCCCCGCGGACAAGGGAAAATGTGTCGAGTACGCGAAAAAGAACAGCGCTCCCGATGATGTCCTCGACACGCTGAAGCATATCCCGGACGAGGAATACGACAGCATGGCCGGCGTCTGGCATGCGGTCGGCCAGATGAAGCACTAGATAATGCGGGGATACGCCCCCTGCACTTTTAATTTTAATTAGTTATAGGCCCATGGCGGAATGTATTTAAGCTAATGAAGGTTAATGATAATTAAAGATTGTTCGTAAATCATAAAACAAATATGAGGTATGTCCATGAAGTGCCATGTCCACACGGATTCCGATGCGGTCGGTAAGTGCAGCATTTGCGGAGAGATGATCTGCAAGGATTGCCGGCTCGATTTCGACGGTAAGGCGGTCTGCAAGTCCTGTGCTATACCCCTGTCGAAGGTGTTCGCCTCTATCTGCTCGGGCTCAGCGGGAGCCCTGGAGTCAAGGGTGAAGATCATCGATAATAAGGAACAGAAGTAGTTAGCTTTTTTAATATTTTATTCGCCGTTCTCTTCGTCCACGTCGAGGTCCATATCCCGCTCTTCCTCGCAGGTACAGTCCTTGTGGCCAGGGACGGTCGTTATCTGCTTAATTGCGGCGACTGTGTCCTCGGTAGTGTTCCGGAAATGCTCAAGGAAGGCGTCGTAGGCGGACAGCATCTCGACCAGCTTGTGCATGCTTTCCCCGTCGAGGGCCATCTCGTCGTTCACGTCCAGCCTGGCATCATCCAGCATGATGGCTATGCGCTCGATGAGCAGCATCTGCCGGTCAAGGCGCTCGTTCAGCTCCTCGCCGGTGAGCTTCACGGTCATCTTTTTCATCATGTACGCTATGGCCCGCTGCCTGCATATATTCTTTATGAGCCGTCTTCGGAAAAAAGGCGCCTTCTCCGGCTAAAGGTCTTCCACTTTTTCTTTCTTCCGGTATACCATTCCCTGGAAAACGGCGAGCAGGTCTCCGGCCTCGTTCGTAACGTCAATGGTGTAGGTGCCGATCTTCGGGTTGACGGATATCTCGCGCGCATCGGCGAACAGCAGGCCCGAGGACACGGCTTTCATGTAGGATATGTTGGCATTGATGGCGACGGCCACGTTGCCCCGTGAGTTGGAGGCCGCGGCGAACGTGAAGTCGGCGAGCGCAAATAGTGCTCCGCCGTGGACGATGCCAAGGCCGTTGAGGTGCTGCGGGGTCACGGGCATGGACGACCGGGCATGGCCGTCCGCCGCCTCCAGCAGCTTGATGCCGTTGTATTCAGCGAACTTATCCCTGTCAAAGAAACGTTTCAGGTCTTCGGCGTTCATCGTATCCACTCTATGAGCACTTTGATATATGCTAACATATATCAATTTATCGTATTTGCTTCCCGGAAAGGCTTTAAACCCGACCGCTTATGTTTAAAATAGTGATATTATGACCATTGAGAAGCCCAACTACAGCGAGTTCGCGCAGGCTCCCGGCGGCTCCGGGATCAAGGAACTGGAAATGATGAAGGTCACCATCGTTTCGCAGATGGAGGGCGCGGGTATCAAGTTCCCCATAAAAAACAAGGCCGAGCTGCTCAAGGTATTCCCGAAGCCGACCCCCATGGGCTGCAGCTATAAGGGTAAGACCATGACCATGTTCGACCTGATATCGCGCCTCAACGACTCCGACTTCCCGCTTAAGAATGCCGGTGACGTTGCGGCGATCCTGACGACCAGGTGCTTCATTTAACCTATTTTTAATTCTGGTATCTATCCCGTTTTCATGAGCGTATCGGACCACCCCAGAGGCGAAGCCTTCGGCATCGGCGACCAGGCGGGCATCGCCTGCCATGGCTGCATCGCTACGCTCTCCGTTGGCTCTGGAGATGGCTCAGGAGCCTGTTCTTGCGCTGGAGGATATGCCACTTCTGCAACGGGCTCCGTGGTAGGAGACGCCGTAGCATTTACCGGTATGCTTACGTCACTGGTATTGATCTTCGCAGAGAGGGTTGCGACCTGCGTTGGTCGAATTGTTGCGCCTCGGGCAGGATGCGATGACGATATGTCAGGGGCCGAAGAGGGCGAATTAAAATTCAAGAGCAAAAGCACGACGAGCGACGAAAGAAAAATAATGACAACGGCAAGGGCTTTACGGTCCATACTAACTCCCACGATGCATTATCCGGCGGGCATATATTTATAAAATGCTGTTAATAAAAACCATTCAGCGTTAAAAAATCGGTGCCCCGACGTTTAACCGTAAATAAGCACGCCCCGGCGTACGCCATTCCGCGCAGTGACGCCATAAACCTATTTCAAATGGCATGAATTCGGTATAGTGTGACGACCATGTATCAGGAGAAGATGAGCGTAGAAAGCGAGAATAAAGCGCTTGTGCGGCGCTTCTACGAGGATTATTATAACAACTCAAGGCTGGACGCGATCGATGACATGTTCGACCCGTCATACGTGCACTACACGCCCGAAGTGTCGGAAGGGAAAATGAGCTATGAGGAGTACAGGGAACACATTCTGACGCTATCCCGGGCTTTCCCCCACATGAGGGTCGCCATTGAGGACCAGATCGCGGAAAAGGACAGGGTCGTGACGCGGCTTACCATGTATGGCATAATGGAGGGCGACCTGCCCGGCATTCCGGCCAAGGGACAGGAGGTTAAAGTCGATGTGATCACGATAATGGCAGTAAGGGAGGGCAAGATCGTCGAAGGATGGGAGCAGTACGACTCGCTGGGCATGTCCATTCAGCTGGGCGTGGCCCAAATTGTTTCGACCCTTAAAAAAGGTCCACAAGAGAAGGGGTATTTCCCCGGCTGGGAAGACTATAACATATAGGCATAAAGTAGCGCCAGGGCGACGTCCAGCAGCAGGGCCGATGCCACGTAGCAGATCACGTTATACTTCACGAGCGCAATAGAGCGTTCTTTTTTTCCGTCGTTCCTGAAGTAGCTGTAGAGTGCCAGGGCCAGAGGCAGCAGCGATATTATGGTAGCCATCTTCAGGACGATAGCATTTGTGGCCAGCGATGCGGCCGCATAGTATGCGGCCGCGGCAGCGAACGATATCGACATCGCTAAAAATCCTGCCTTCCGCCCGTAGAGTGCCACAAAGGTCCGCTTGACAGCAAGGCGGTCGGCTTCCATGTCGGGTATCTGGACACTGATGATGAACGCCACGGCCTGCAAGAACAAAGGTATGATGAAAATGACGAAAAGTGGCGAAAAATGGCCGAGAGTAGAAAAGTCGCCGATGGCCGGCATCAGGAAGCCTACGGAGAAGGCCGAGGCCAGCGCGCCCCATGGCCTGTATGCCATACGGAGCGGCGGGGCCGTGTAGTACCAGCTTATCATATTCCCCAGTAAAGCGAAGCCGAAATAGGAAAGGGGCAGCGCGTAGGCGGCCGTAAAACAGGCCGCCCCCACGATCGATAGTATGGCCAGCACCAGGCCGAACTGCCCCGCAAATCGCAGCAGGCCCGGGTCGTTCGCCAGCACGCCGCTGCCGCCCGACGTCGCGCTGCTCTGGTTCAGGCGGTCCGCGTGAAAGTCAAAATAGTCATTGCTGTAATGGACTGACAGGTGCCCGAGGAATAATATGATGTAGCCGAAAGCGATACGGGCGGCGTCGAAGCGTGCGCCCGATAGGAGGGCAAGCAGAGACCCTGCCGCGTACAGGGCCATGCCGATGGAAAGAAACCGGAGCCTTCCGAGGGCCAGTATTTTTTTGATCCTCTCGAAGCCTGCCATATAGTAAAACCTTCGCAAGCAGGGTTAAATTAGTAGGCCTTTTAAAAGCCGGGCGGTAATGGCAAACGCTTATGATGCGCCCGCGACTAATCATATGATGAGCGCTATCGTATGGCTACTGGAACAAAGAACATGCCCCTTGCGACAATAGGCGGCTTACTTGTCATACTGCTATTCTGTATCTTCACGCTGGCGTCCGCCGTCAGGTACCCCGGGGCGTTCTCGCCCATGGACAACTGGCTGAGCGACCTGGGCACGATGAAGAAGAACCCGGCCGGCTATATTTATTTTAACGTGGGCTGTATCCTCGCTGGCGCCTGTACGTTGTTCCTTGTTTCGGGCATGGGCGCATGGCGCGTACAGGAAAGGAAGCTCCTGTTCGAGGCAGGCCGGGCGCTGGGGGCGCTGTCGGCCTTTACGCTTATGCTCATCGGGGCCTTCGACGAGAATACTGCATACCATACGATGCTGTCGATCGCATTTTTCCTGCTCCTGGGGCTCTTTCTGGTATTCACGAATATTTCGCTGTGGAAACATCCAGCGTATAAGCGATGGATCGGCTATTATGCCATCATTGCTGTCTTGATCGATGTGATCCTGGCGCTCACGTTTGTCGTGTATGAACACGCTCCGATATGGGAGTGGCTTTCCGTCTTCGGTGCCCTGGCCTGGGTTGGCATGCTCGCCTATAACATGCGCGAGTTAGAGCAGTAGGGCCAAAAAATATATTCCACATTCCGATGTTTCTAAGTGCAGTATGATGGCGGGAAATTTTTTCGAGCGGTGCAGGATGTGTAAGGCGTGCTGCCGCACGTCGGACCGGTTCGTGCACATCTACGTCTGCGGCCACGAAAAGAGGCTGATAGGGCTGCTGGCATCTCAGGGCAGGGATACGAAGGAGATCCTGGTCCCCTACGCCGCCTCGTGCCCTTACTTAAACGATTCCGGGTGCACGCTCGGCGATATCAAGCCGTTCCAGTGCCGCCTGTACCCGATGCTCGTTCTCCGGGACGGCACCCTGGGGGTGGACCCTGCTTGCACGTATAGCGGAGAATATATGGCCCAGCTTAAGGATGCGTCAAGCGAAGCATGGCAGCACTATAGCGCCATGAAAAAGGAGGCGGCGCTGCTCAGCAAAGAGGAAAAGGCGCTCCTCGCCGAGTGGAGCCGTTTCGTGTGCGACGTGGTCGTCATTAAGGCTGATGGCGAATAACTATAATTCTATCCAAATACAGGGCTTGGGCTGAGACAGTTCAATAACATCCAAATCATTGTATCAACGTCAACTAATCCTATTTTATTAATGCTCGACAAGGCACGGGCAACATTATTAACTGCAATTTATTACCCCTTATTTAATTTTTTTACAATCGTTTGGTCTAAAATCAATTAAAATATTACGACATATTATGATATAGTATATATTAATTTAATTAAAATATAAATGTAATAGGTTGCATAGTATTAACTTACAGAATAAAGGTGGAATAAAATAGCACAATATAAGAACAAATTCTCAGCCGGTGTTCTACGACAAATAAAGGGAACGACCTGGGGTATGATATGTTAGCTCTAAATGTTATTTTAAGGTATTCGATAAATCGCTTTAAAAAATCGTTAATGGTACTTATCCTGGTTTGGTCATGTTTATTGATGTTATCTATCCATAATGCATATGCCGTAACTTATATGCAGGACAATTCATATGTTTATCAAACCTTATTTAGCGTTAGGCCCAGTTATATCGATAGCGGCGTGGTCACTAATACCGGTGCAGTAATCGTATTTAGCGATGACGGAAGGATCTTCTACAGTAGCAATGGAATAAATTTCACCCTGAGCAACACGTCTAATCTTGGCAAGATTCACGCGCCCATATATGGGGGAGTCGGTAGCAATGGTAATACCATTATTTTTGGCGAGTACATTCTAAATACCGGGATATGCAGGTTAATAAGAAGCACGGATGGCGGGGCCACGTGGAATGTGGTATTAACGTTAAACAACCCTGGTGATATTCGGCATTGGCATTGCGTGCAATACGATCCATATAATAGTAAATGGTATGCCACGAGCGGGGATGAAAACTCTCAAGTACAGTGGTGGACAAGCAGCGATAACGGTGCCACCTGGGCCAAGATGCTTAATGCCAGTGGAAGCCAGGTTTATCGTTGCCTTAATCTCATATTCACCCCTGATGGACATGTATGGTGGGGCAGCGATAGCAACCCGCCAACTGCAGGCGTATATTATGCCTCATTATCGGATATGTCCAAATATACCATGGTATATACGTCCCCGCATGCCATGTGGGGTATAGCAGGCTCTCCATCCGGAACGCTTATCGCGATTAATTATGTCGAGGCGGGCAACCAGGATAACAACGCCTACATTTTAACGAGCATAGACGGAGGCAAAACATGGAAAACTGAGGTAACCTGGCCCATTAACGTACAAGTATCCGCCACTGGAGGATTTAACACGATACGTGGCCCGGATAGTAACGGCGTTTATTATGTGGGCGTTAAAAACGTGGTCCAATATCTAGAAAATACCGTCTATGGCCTGGAGCTGATCCCAAAATCAAATAATCCAGTAATACCACCAGCACCAGGAAAATATACCGTATCTGACAACGCCATATTCACGTACGGGCAGGTTTACGCAAATGTCAGGGCACAAAAAAATGATGTAATTTATTTAGACTACGGGGACTCATTAATTTATGGTAAACTACAAGGGTCTGTAACCCCATCACCGTCCCCTTCGCCGTCTCCTAACTCCGGGCTTTCAGTAAATATTTCATTGGTGCCTGGTTGGAACTTAATATCTGTGCCTTTGAATGTAACCGATAGTAGTGTTCAGCGGCTCTTCCCTTCTGATATGCTTAGTGGTATCGTGGACGTGTGGGGGTGGAATGAGTCAACGCAGAGCTGGATGTACTATTCGCCCAATCCCGACCCGTGGTTCGCCTCGAACTTCCCTGCTTTAAAGCAGGTAGAGGCGGGGCGGGCATACTGGGTGGAAATGAATAAATCTGCTTCGTTTGCCATCACCGGCACTGTACCATCGACTGCTCCCGCCAGTCCCGTATCGCTGGCCCCCTCGTGGAACTTCGTGGGTACGACGGGTTTGTCGTCCTCGACGCCCGAGGCGCTTTACCCGAGTAATGTTGTGGACGTGTGGGCGTGGAATGAGTCAACGCAGAGCTGGATGTACTATTCGCCCAATCCCGACCCGTGGTTCGCCTCGAACTTTCCGGCGTTCAATTCGATCAATACAGGGCACGGGTACTGGGTTGAGTTGCCAAGCTAACAATTAAAGGAGATATACTCGTGAAGAATCTATCGAAAGCGCTGATGGCAGTTTTGATTTTGGCATTGCTCTTGCCAGTAATGACGACGGTGGCCTTGTCGGGCACGCCTCCCGCGGTTCCGACCAAAGCCGCCAGCGGCGGGGGCGGCAGTA encodes:
- a CDS encoding KGG domain-containing protein → MAERREQEKGKMTVEEAGHKGGERTAETHGREFYEEIGHKGGEKTSETHGKEFYQQIGHKGGQKVKELIEKAEGKEEEKGR
- a CDS encoding DUF998 domain-containing protein, with the translated sequence MATGTKNMPLATIGGLLVILLFCIFTLASAVRYPGAFSPMDNWLSDLGTMKKNPAGYIYFNVGCILAGACTLFLVSGMGAWRVQERKLLFEAGRALGALSAFTLMLIGAFDENTAYHTMLSIAFFLLLGLFLVFTNISLWKHPAYKRWIGYYAIIAVLIDVILALTFVVYEHAPIWEWLSVFGALAWVGMLAYNMRELEQ
- a CDS encoding PaaI family thioesterase; translation: MNAEDLKRFFDRDKFAEYNGIKLLEAADGHARSSMPVTPQHLNGLGIVHGGALFALADFTFAAASNSRGNVAVAINANISYMKAVSSGLLFADAREISVNPKIGTYTIDVTNEAGDLLAVFQGMVYRKKEKVEDL
- a CDS encoding DUF2795 domain-containing protein, whose product is MASIIAKVSKSLKGIHFPADKGKCVEYAKKNSAPDDVLDTLKHIPDEEYDSMAGVWHAVGQMKH
- a CDS encoding ester cyclase; this translates as MYQEKMSVESENKALVRRFYEDYYNNSRLDAIDDMFDPSYVHYTPEVSEGKMSYEEYREHILTLSRAFPHMRVAIEDQIAEKDRVVTRLTMYGIMEGDLPGIPAKGQEVKVDVITIMAVREGKIVEGWEQYDSLGMSIQLGVAQIVSTLKKGPQEKGYFPGWEDYNI
- a CDS encoding MTH865 family protein — protein: MTIEKPNYSEFAQAPGGSGIKELEMMKVTIVSQMEGAGIKFPIKNKAELLKVFPKPTPMGCSYKGKTMTMFDLISRLNDSDFPLKNAGDVAAILTTRCFI
- a CDS encoding prenyltransferase, which codes for MAGFERIKKILALGRLRFLSIGMALYAAGSLLALLSGARFDAARIAFGYIILFLGHLSVHYSNDYFDFHADRLNQSSATSGGSGVLANDPGLLRFAGQFGLVLAILSIVGAACFTAAYALPLSYFGFALLGNMISWYYTAPPLRMAYRPWGALASAFSVGFLMPAIGDFSTLGHFSPLFVIFIIPLFLQAVAFIISVQIPDMEADRLAVKRTFVALYGRKAGFLAMSISFAAAAAYYAAASLATNAIVLKMATIISLLPLALALYSYFRNDGKKERSIALVKYNVICYVASALLLDVALALLYAYML